One window of the Syngnathoides biaculeatus isolate LvHL_M chromosome 11, ASM1980259v1, whole genome shotgun sequence genome contains the following:
- the LOC133509163 gene encoding CXXC-type zinc finger protein 5-like has product MSTAVDIAGPSSPDQANSSAKIPNEPLRPNLKRSSHPYGLSHYIGNPSQGMDVKGLIQPSPAQQQAAPPGPTKPRRAPSWPDMWESPSGLHLAHAAELLMRAGLLALTPTATEQAVPGAQSSQPTKREAPEVKAGKGDGEVEGSGPEEEEENSPGCRTDIQPYLGAWFPFSPTLLPLTGFQMGGGHWRSTAMGAEGMEGLVAEGHSPGSLGGGGGGRRKRKRCGECVPCRRQTNCEQCSSCRNRKRGHQICKYRKCEELKRKPGGPGFEGRVSAFDLRGSDFSLGLAQERSSGALDG; this is encoded by the coding sequence ATGTCCACAGCAGTAGACATTGCTGGCCCTTCCTCGCCAGACCAAGCCAACAGCAGCGCTAAAATCCCCAACGAGCCACTGAGACCCAACCTTAAGCGCTCCAGCCACCCGTACGGCCTGTCCCATTACATCGGCAACCCTTCCCAAGGCATGGACGTCAAAGGCCTGATCCAGCCCTCCCCGGCCCAGCAGCAGGCGGCCCCGCCCGGCCCCACCAAACCTCGCCGGGCCCCCTCCTGGCCCGACATGTGGGAGTCGCCCAGCGGGCTCCACCTGGCCCACGCCGCCGAGCTGCTGATGCGCGCCGGGCTGCTGGCGCTCACACCTACCGCCACGGAGCAGGCCGTCCCGGGCGCGCAGAGCAGCCAGCCCACCAAAAGGGAGGCCCCCGAGGTGAAGGCCGGCAAGGGGGACGGCGAGGTCGAAGGATCCGGGcccgaggaggaggaagagaactCGCCCGGGTGCAGGACAGACATCCAGCCCTACTTGGGTGCCTGGTTCCCCTTCAGCCCCACTCTCTTGCCTCTCACCGGGTTCCAGATGGGGGGAGGCCACTGGAGGAGCACGGCGATGGGGGCCGAGGGCATGGAGGGCCTGGTGGCCGAGGGCCACTCTCCCGGTTCCCTGGGCGGAGGCGgcggggggaggaggaagaggaagcgcTGCGGCGAGTGCGTTCCGTGTCGGCGTCAGACAAACTGCGAACAGTGTAGCAGCTGCCGCAATCGCAAGAGGGGACACCAGATCTGTAAATACAGGAAGTGCGAGGAGCTGAAGAGGAAGCcgggaggtcccgggtttgaggGCAGAGTGTCCGCGTTTGACCTCAGAGGCTCCGACTTTTCTTTGGGCCTGGCGCAGGAGAGGAGCAGCGGTGCGTTGGACGGATAG
- the zgc:110843 gene encoding CDGSH iron-sulfur domain-containing protein 1 — protein sequence MATAMPHLSTSSGMRLSKEHFLVALPVAVVAAAGGFLVSRYLSGRSCKKGLVNTCINKDSPKVVHSFDMEDIGSKAVYCRCWKSKKFPYCDGAHSKHNEETGDNVGPLIIKKRDV from the exons ATGGCCACCGCCATGCCGCACTTATCAACCAGCTCAGGAATGAGGTTGTCAAAAG AGCATTTTCTGGTCGCTCTGCCCGTGGCGGTTGTCGCGGCCGCGGGAGGCTTCCTGGTCAGTCGTTACTTGAGCGGGCGGAGCTGCAAAAAGGGCCTGGTGAACACGTGCATCAACAAAGATAGTCCCAAAGTGGTGCACAGTTTTGACATGGAGGACATTGGCTCCAAGGCTGTGTACTGCCGCTGCTGGAAGTCGAAGAAG TTCCCTTACTGCGACGGCGCCCACAGCAAGCACAACGAGGAAACCGGCGACAACGTGGGCCCCCTCATCATCAAGAAGAGGGACGTCTGA